A section of the Agrococcus sp. SGAir0287 genome encodes:
- a CDS encoding ADP-ribosylglycohydrolase family protein — MARSIEDAATGALAGSAVGDALGGAAEGNPPAVIQERYGGTIEGIVPPFHADWRTARPIAPYHKGDGHVTDDTLMTGLLVDVYAEVRRHLTAHDVAEHLVPRMIREVRWIPELEAEALPLQRVFLAEKWLVARLHYGHVDPREAGVGNVVNCGATMYVAPIGLVNAGDPAGAYAEAIDVAGAHQSSYGREAAGVFAAAVAAAAAPDATVASVVDASLALAKDGTRAAIEAVVEAASSLDGWRGDGLAALRDAVRPFDTVGDHYRQPAMDARLPSRTKAIEELPIAFGMLVACGGDYREAVLGAVNYGRDSDSIAVMAGAVAGALGGEAAVPAEWIDEVGAASRLDLRAPGGVVAAVAREVLASDEARLAARRSVAERLGIAA, encoded by the coding sequence GTGGCACGATCGATTGAGGACGCCGCGACCGGCGCGCTCGCCGGCTCGGCGGTGGGCGACGCGCTCGGCGGCGCCGCCGAGGGCAACCCGCCCGCCGTGATCCAGGAGCGCTACGGCGGGACGATCGAGGGGATCGTGCCCCCGTTCCACGCGGACTGGCGCACGGCACGGCCCATCGCGCCGTACCACAAGGGCGACGGGCACGTCACCGACGACACCCTCATGACGGGACTGCTCGTCGACGTCTACGCCGAGGTGCGCAGGCATCTCACGGCGCACGACGTCGCCGAGCATCTCGTGCCGCGCATGATCCGCGAGGTCCGGTGGATCCCGGAGCTCGAGGCCGAGGCGCTGCCCCTGCAGCGCGTGTTCCTCGCGGAGAAGTGGCTCGTCGCGCGCCTGCACTACGGGCACGTCGACCCGCGCGAGGCCGGCGTCGGCAACGTCGTGAACTGCGGCGCGACGATGTACGTCGCACCGATCGGTCTCGTGAACGCGGGAGACCCCGCGGGCGCCTACGCCGAGGCGATCGACGTCGCCGGCGCGCATCAGTCGAGCTACGGCCGCGAGGCCGCGGGGGTCTTCGCCGCGGCGGTCGCGGCCGCGGCTGCGCCGGACGCGACGGTCGCGAGCGTCGTCGACGCGTCCCTCGCGCTCGCGAAGGACGGCACGCGCGCCGCCATCGAGGCCGTCGTCGAGGCGGCGTCGTCGCTGGACGGCTGGCGCGGCGACGGGCTCGCGGCGCTGCGCGACGCCGTGCGACCGTTCGACACGGTGGGGGACCACTACCGGCAGCCCGCGATGGATGCGCGGCTGCCGAGCCGCACCAAGGCCATCGAGGAGCTGCCGATCGCCTTCGGCATGCTCGTCGCGTGCGGCGGGGACTACCGCGAGGCGGTGCTGGGCGCCGTGAACTACGGGCGCGACTCCGACTCGATCGCCGTCATGGCGGGGGCCGTCGCCGGCGCGCTCGGCGGGGAGGCGGCGGTGCCTGCCGAGTGGATCGACGAGGTCGGCGCCGCGTCGCGACTCGACCTGCGCGCGCCGGGTGGCGTCGTCGCCGCCGTCGCACGCGAGGTGCTCGCGAGCGACGAGGCGCGGCTCGCCGCGCGCCGGTCGGTGGCCGAGCGACTCGGGATCGCCGCCTGA
- a CDS encoding ADP-ribosylglycohydrolase family protein, with protein sequence MLRLTWTQPEDLAAHALAAARLDGVDVADLEAELVAAGGSLDAPASGATPTRASDALRAVATRVTAAACARPRPRALLEAEPDEWSAMAVAPPSVPVAPGLDDRLRGAWLGRAIGCLVGKPVEKIPRAGIRAIAEATGRWPVRGYFTERGLPDAVAAAWPWNRRSRPTSLDGVIDGMPEDDDLNFAVLALVAQERHGDALTTDDVARLWLEHLPAGRIFTAERIALRNLLAGDEPDVAAEAGNPFVDWIGALIRADAYGWAHPGDAARAARLAVADARLTHRRAGVHGAACMAGAAAAAVAGAAPPEAIEAGLACVPSGSRLAEAVRLGRDLAASDLDDEAALDVLHERYGALHWVHVLHNAAVIALAAIRGADDLGHAVGLAVSAGWDTDSAGATVGGLVAAQGTAAIPAHLAAPIRGIYRTTLAGFDGVAFDALAARTLALAPVRA encoded by the coding sequence ATGCTGCGGCTGACCTGGACGCAGCCGGAGGACCTCGCCGCCCACGCGCTCGCCGCCGCGCGCCTCGACGGCGTCGACGTCGCCGATCTCGAGGCCGAGCTCGTCGCAGCGGGCGGATCGCTCGACGCGCCCGCATCCGGCGCGACGCCGACGCGAGCCTCGGATGCGCTGCGCGCGGTCGCGACGCGGGTCACGGCGGCGGCGTGCGCGCGACCGAGGCCGCGCGCGCTGCTCGAGGCCGAGCCCGACGAGTGGTCGGCCATGGCCGTCGCACCGCCATCCGTGCCCGTCGCGCCGGGGCTCGACGATCGCCTGCGCGGCGCGTGGCTCGGTCGCGCGATCGGCTGCCTCGTCGGCAAGCCCGTCGAGAAGATCCCGCGCGCAGGCATCCGCGCCATCGCGGAGGCCACGGGGCGATGGCCCGTGCGCGGCTACTTCACCGAGCGGGGGCTGCCCGACGCGGTCGCGGCCGCATGGCCCTGGAACCGCCGCTCACGGCCGACGAGCCTCGACGGCGTCATCGACGGCATGCCCGAGGACGACGATCTCAACTTCGCCGTCCTCGCCCTCGTCGCGCAGGAGCGGCACGGCGACGCGCTCACGACGGACGACGTCGCGCGGCTCTGGCTCGAGCACCTGCCGGCGGGCCGAATCTTCACGGCCGAGCGCATCGCGCTGCGCAACCTCCTCGCCGGCGACGAGCCCGACGTGGCGGCGGAGGCGGGCAATCCCTTCGTCGACTGGATCGGGGCACTCATCCGCGCCGACGCCTACGGCTGGGCGCATCCGGGCGACGCCGCACGCGCCGCACGGCTCGCCGTCGCCGACGCGCGCCTCACGCATCGCCGCGCGGGCGTGCACGGCGCCGCCTGCATGGCCGGTGCCGCGGCGGCCGCCGTCGCAGGCGCCGCACCCCCGGAGGCGATCGAGGCGGGGCTCGCCTGCGTGCCGAGCGGCTCGCGCCTGGCGGAGGCCGTGCGGCTCGGCCGCGACCTCGCCGCCTCCGACCTCGACGACGAGGCCGCGCTCGACGTGCTGCACGAGCGCTACGGCGCCCTGCACTGGGTGCACGTGCTGCACAACGCGGCCGTGATCGCCCTCGCGGCCATCCGGGGGGCTGACGACCTCGGCCATGCCGTCGGCCTCGCCGTCTCGGCGGGCTGGGACACCGACTCCGCAGGCGCGACCGTCGGCGGGCTCGTGGCCGCCCAGGGCACCGCGGCGATCCCGGCGCACCTCGCGGCTCCCATCCGCGGGATCTACCGCACGACCCTCGCAGGCTTCGACGGCGTGGCCTTCGACGCGCTCGCAGCACGGACGCTCGCCCTCGCACCGGTGCGCGCATGA